The window ATAAATAGCAATAAAGCAATCAAAGATATATTTCAATATCAACTTTTGAAACTTcccagaaaaacaaaacaaaatttatgtaTATTGATCAAATATACAATAACAATAgtcacaagaagaagaagatgatttttCGTGTATATTCCTGCATAATCTCGAATGTTTCGTGTATAATCCTGCATAATCGCGAAATGACATGTATAAATACCTGAACGACATAGGTGACCATACAGGAATCATCCTCAAGCTTCTCCACCACCCACCCTGACTGCAGCAAAAGTCCTCTGATAGCATTATTTTGCTTTGGATGCAATCCTGCTGCTATCTCTTTTGGCAATGAAGCTACTGCCACCACCTTTACatatattttcaagagaaaTGTGATTAAAATCTGTGAAGACTGCATGAAAACTTGTAAATTGTAACAGTTGAGAGACAAACGGTTACCAGGGTTCCATCTTCCATTGTTTCCCGTCGCTCATATACTATAAACTCTCTGTTTCTAAACAAAGGTTTAGAGTTCTCTCCGAACCTCAGACGGATTATGCTGAGATTATCTTCAAGGTCCTTTATGTATCTAGCTTCCACTAGGTCCTGCTCCCATTGCTACAGCTCCAACAAGTTCAATCAATATTAATGTCAATTTCATCAAAGATTATCAATCTACACACAGTAACTTAACATTTCCAACAGCTACATTTTTATGCCTAATCAGATCCGGGTGCGATCCGAAATAGCTGTCATTCTTGCAAAAAAGTAACTGAAGAACCCTTATTTTGTCgggcagagaaaaaaaaacagagacaaaaGTTATCTTTTCAATGATTTGGAATGGAGTCAAATCATCTTGATAATTATGATGGTATCGTTTGAGCAATATTCACCGTTCATTCTATATTACCATTGCTAGCAATTTCCAATCATATATTCAGCTCCACAAAATCATAACATGTAAGCTGAAAAACTTAACCTGTACATGATCTTAAAGAGGGACGTTAGAGTAAATGGATTACCTTAGCAGCATCAATGGCATTGGCAACAGTGATGAATTGTTGAGGGGAGACTGATCTGAGCAACCAACGGCTGCGAAAGGTGTGGAATGATCCAGACCTACGTTTTGATATCTCTACCCCATTGTCTAGATCAGTTAGAATCTTCCATCCATCATTACCAACATTGCCAAACCTATTCGAATCGGAGGCAGACAGCAACTCTTGTATGCAGCTTTCGCTAGCAAAGTGTACGTACC of the Populus nigra chromosome 7, ddPopNigr1.1, whole genome shotgun sequence genome contains:
- the LOC133698819 gene encoding uncharacterized protein LOC133698819 — encoded protein: MNSTGPTPCSRSWSISEDSLRRYVHFASESCIQELLSASDSNRFGNVGNDGWKILTDLDNGVEISKRRSGSFHTFRSRWLLRSVSPQQFITVANAIDAAKQWEQDLVEARYIKDLEDNLSIIRLRFGENSKPLFRNREFIVYERRETMEDGTLVVAVASLPKEIAAGLHPKQNNAIRGLLLQSGWVVEKLEDDSCMVTYVVQLDPAGWLPKCFVNRLNTKLVMIIENLKKLAQGYPADGDK